A single genomic interval of Oleidesulfovibrio alaskensis DSM 16109 harbors:
- the ahbC gene encoding 12,18-didecarboxysiroheme deacetylase: MIGISKLYCGQVEPSDALRYGRESGKMPSHLLQFSKDKKPVVVWNMTRRCNLKCVHCYAQAVDPEGNDEISTEQGKEIIRDLAQYGAPVMLFSGGEPLVRKDLVELAKFATEQGMRAVISTNGTLITKEKARELKEVGLSYVGISLDGMEEVHNKFRGVPNSFKKALEGIENCKAEGLKVGLRFTINKRNAPEVPKIFDLIKELEIPRICFYHLVYSGRGSELIKEDLDHAETRAMVDLIMDRTRQLFEEGHPKEVLTVDNHADGPYVWMRMLKEDPKRAAEVFELLQYNEGNNSGRGIGCISWDGTVHPDQFWRNKVFGNVLERPFSEIWDDPEIELLAKLKDKKQHVTGRCAQCRFLNICGGNFRARAESYYGDVWAPDPACFLTDEEIGIK; this comes from the coding sequence ATGATAGGCATTTCAAAGCTGTACTGTGGACAGGTTGAACCCTCCGACGCGCTGCGCTACGGACGAGAATCGGGCAAAATGCCCTCGCACCTGCTTCAGTTCTCCAAAGACAAAAAGCCCGTGGTTGTGTGGAACATGACCCGCCGCTGCAACCTGAAGTGTGTTCACTGCTACGCTCAGGCCGTGGACCCCGAAGGCAACGACGAAATCAGCACCGAACAGGGCAAAGAGATCATCCGCGATCTGGCCCAGTACGGCGCACCGGTCATGCTGTTTTCCGGCGGCGAGCCGCTGGTGCGCAAAGACCTTGTGGAGCTGGCCAAATTTGCCACCGAACAGGGCATGAGAGCGGTTATATCCACCAACGGCACGCTGATTACCAAAGAAAAAGCCCGCGAGCTGAAGGAAGTGGGACTTTCGTACGTGGGGATTTCCCTTGACGGTATGGAAGAGGTGCACAACAAATTCCGCGGTGTGCCCAACAGCTTTAAAAAAGCGCTCGAAGGCATTGAAAACTGTAAGGCCGAAGGGCTGAAAGTGGGCCTGCGCTTTACTATCAACAAGCGTAATGCACCGGAAGTTCCCAAAATATTTGACCTCATCAAAGAACTGGAAATACCCAGAATCTGCTTTTACCATCTGGTATATTCCGGCCGCGGCAGCGAACTGATCAAGGAAGATCTTGATCATGCCGAAACCCGTGCCATGGTTGACCTTATCATGGACCGCACCCGCCAGCTCTTTGAAGAAGGCCACCCTAAAGAAGTGCTGACCGTGGACAACCACGCCGACGGCCCCTATGTGTGGATGCGCATGCTCAAGGAAGACCCCAAGCGTGCCGCTGAAGTATTCGAGCTGCTGCAGTACAACGAAGGCAACAACTCCGGCCGCGGCATCGGCTGCATCAGCTGGGACGGCACGGTGCATCCCGACCAGTTCTGGCGCAACAAGGTTTTCGGCAACGTGCTGGAACGTCCTTTCTCGGAAATTTGGGACGACCCCGAAATCGAGCTGCTGGCAAAGCTGAAAGACAAAAAACAGCATGTCACCGGCCGCTGCGCCCAGTGCCGCTTCCTCAATATCTGCGGCGGCAACTTCCGCGCCCGTGCCGAATCCTACTACGGCGATGTGTGGGCTCCCGATCCGGCCTGCTTCCTCACCGACGAGGAAATCGGCATCAAATAG
- the hemB gene encoding porphobilinogen synthase yields MSDFFRGRRLRRNAPMRELVREHDISARHLVMPYFVVETDDAGFRKPITSMPGIFQLSLAELEKDVAEAVALGMRSVILFGIPAVKDYKGSEAYNHDGIVQKAIRRLKERFADLLVITDVCLCEYTSHGHCGLLRQGDTTGEVHNDPTLTLLAKAAVSHAEAGADIVAPSDMMDGRVLAIREALDANGFSHIPVMSYAVKYASAFYGPFREAAESTPQHGDRKTYQMDPANSREAMREAAADVAEGADFLIVKPAGPYMDIIRMVRDSFDLPVAAYQVSGEYSMIKAAAINDWIDGDKVAMESLTGLRRAGADIIISYLTVEMLRKKLVSA; encoded by the coding sequence GTGTCTGATTTTTTCCGGGGCAGAAGGTTGCGCCGCAACGCCCCCATGAGGGAACTTGTACGCGAGCATGACATTTCCGCCCGTCATCTCGTCATGCCCTATTTTGTGGTGGAAACCGATGACGCCGGCTTCCGCAAGCCTATCACCTCCATGCCCGGCATTTTTCAGCTGTCGCTTGCCGAGCTGGAAAAAGACGTGGCCGAAGCCGTGGCACTGGGCATGCGTTCCGTTATTCTTTTCGGCATTCCGGCGGTAAAAGATTACAAAGGCTCGGAAGCATACAACCACGACGGCATTGTCCAGAAAGCCATACGCCGGCTGAAAGAGCGCTTTGCGGATCTTCTGGTAATCACCGATGTGTGTCTGTGCGAATATACCAGCCACGGTCACTGCGGACTGCTGCGGCAGGGCGACACCACCGGTGAAGTGCACAATGACCCTACCCTGACCCTGCTGGCCAAGGCTGCGGTTTCGCACGCCGAGGCAGGAGCCGACATCGTGGCCCCATCGGACATGATGGACGGGCGTGTGCTGGCCATCCGCGAAGCGCTGGATGCCAACGGCTTTTCACATATTCCCGTCATGTCCTACGCCGTCAAATACGCCAGCGCCTTTTACGGCCCCTTCCGCGAGGCGGCCGAATCCACCCCCCAGCACGGCGACCGCAAGACCTATCAGATGGACCCGGCCAACAGCCGCGAGGCCATGCGCGAAGCCGCGGCAGACGTGGCGGAGGGAGCAGACTTCCTCATTGTCAAACCTGCCGGTCCTTACATGGACATCATCCGCATGGTACGGGACAGCTTTGACCTGCCCGTTGCCGCCTATCAGGTCAGCGGCGAGTATTCCATGATCAAGGCTGCCGCCATCAACGACTGGATTGACGGCGACAAAGTGGCCATGGAGTCCCTTACGGGCCTGCGCCGCGCCGGTGCGGATATCATCATCAGTTATCTGACTGTGGAAATGCTGCGCAAAAAGCTTGTTTCCGCATAA
- the ahbD gene encoding heme b synthase, with amino-acid sequence MHNANHPHGNGHPAEKKGMGAHSGAMNMPRTLEDGSPACRLIAWEVTRSCNLACKHCRAEAHTEPYPGELSTQEAKALIDTFPEVGNPIIIFTGGDPMMRADLYELIRYATGLGLRCVLSPNGTLITGQNAVQIREAGVQRCSISIDGPSAELHDEFRGVPGAFEQSMRGIEFLKQAGVEFQINTTVTRDNLPYFKDIFKLCENLGAAAWHIFLLVPTGRAAQLGAQVITAEEYEEVLNWFYDFRKTTSMHLKATCAPHYYRIMRQRAKEEGLPVTPDNFGMDAMTRGCLGGIGFCFISHTGQVQPCGYLELDCGNVRDTRFPEIWRKSEYFRQFRTPEEYDGKCGHCEYHNVCGGCRARGFTMSGSHMAEEPLCTYQPRKKPAADRK; translated from the coding sequence ATGCACAACGCAAACCACCCGCACGGCAACGGCCACCCGGCAGAAAAAAAAGGCATGGGCGCACATTCCGGCGCAATGAACATGCCCCGCACCCTTGAAGACGGCAGCCCCGCATGCCGCCTCATCGCCTGGGAGGTCACCCGTTCCTGCAACCTTGCCTGCAAGCACTGCCGCGCCGAAGCCCATACCGAACCATATCCCGGCGAACTGAGCACACAGGAAGCCAAAGCGCTCATCGACACTTTTCCTGAAGTGGGCAACCCCATAATTATCTTCACCGGTGGCGACCCCATGATGCGCGCCGACCTGTACGAGCTGATCCGCTACGCCACGGGACTTGGTCTGCGTTGTGTGCTGTCGCCCAACGGAACGCTGATAACCGGGCAGAACGCCGTGCAGATACGCGAAGCCGGAGTGCAGCGCTGTTCCATTTCCATAGACGGTCCGTCTGCAGAACTGCATGACGAGTTCCGCGGCGTACCCGGCGCATTCGAACAGTCCATGCGCGGCATTGAATTTTTGAAGCAGGCCGGAGTGGAGTTTCAGATAAACACCACGGTTACGCGTGACAATCTTCCGTACTTCAAAGACATCTTCAAACTGTGTGAAAATCTGGGCGCCGCAGCATGGCATATATTTCTGCTGGTACCCACCGGCCGCGCAGCACAGCTGGGCGCACAGGTCATCACCGCCGAAGAATACGAAGAAGTACTCAACTGGTTCTACGATTTCCGCAAGACGACCTCCATGCATCTCAAGGCTACCTGCGCACCGCACTATTACCGCATCATGCGCCAGCGGGCCAAGGAAGAAGGCCTACCGGTGACGCCTGACAACTTCGGCATGGATGCCATGACCAGAGGGTGTCTGGGCGGTATCGGCTTCTGCTTTATATCGCATACCGGACAGGTACAGCCATGCGGTTATCTGGAACTGGACTGCGGCAATGTGCGCGATACGCGTTTTCCTGAAATATGGCGCAAATCGGAATACTTCAGGCAGTTCCGCACGCCGGAAGAATATGACGGCAAATGCGGGCACTGTGAATACCACAATGTATGCGGCGGCTGCCGCGCCCGTGGCTTCACCATGAGCGGCAGCCATATGGCAGAAGAGCCTCTGTGCACCTACCAGCCGCGCAAAAAGCCCGCCGCAGACCGTAAATAA
- the ahbA gene encoding siroheme decarboxylase subunit alpha, which yields MTGPAVQDQELDQFDKKILDIIQTGFPLEPRPYAVIGDAVGLTEAEALARVRALKERRIIRRLGANFNSWKLGFRSTLCAAKVPEDKFDEFVAEVNSHVGVTHNYLRAHAYNVWFTFIGPSWEEVCSTLDSITQKTGIPILNLPAEELYKIRVDFKMDEDPAAD from the coding sequence ATGACTGGACCCGCCGTGCAGGATCAGGAGCTGGATCAGTTCGATAAAAAAATTCTGGATATCATCCAGACCGGTTTTCCGCTGGAACCACGGCCGTATGCCGTTATCGGCGATGCAGTGGGCCTGACTGAAGCAGAAGCCCTCGCCCGCGTGCGCGCCCTGAAGGAACGCAGAATAATCAGACGGCTGGGAGCCAACTTCAATTCATGGAAGCTCGGTTTCCGCTCTACACTGTGCGCCGCCAAAGTACCTGAAGACAAGTTCGACGAATTTGTGGCCGAAGTGAACAGCCATGTGGGTGTCACCCACAACTACCTGCGCGCCCATGCGTACAATGTCTGGTTCACCTTTATCGGCCCCAGCTGGGAAGAAGTGTGCAGCACTCTGGACAGCATAACGCAGAAAACCGGCATTCCCATTCTGAATCTGCCCGCAGAAGAGCTGTATAAAATAAGGGTTGATTTCAAGATGGATGAAGACCCCGCTGCGGACTGA
- a CDS encoding GntR family transcriptional regulator: MHAGSSGNARAPFIFSLLKGTIALSGIVKQTYSEQVVEYIKDRILKGELSPGDPVKEALIAQKLAISRAPVREALQILAREGLIVYEPQKGKRITALTAKEIRDSYFTGGVLEAAAVAAALPLYTAQDIDLMHRTVNRMKEVADTGAPLDSMTGLDNIFHETLFSRVDNPLLVELCRRSCQGISKFLLYRHWIKLFSAQEVYLRHKAVFDAVASGDPALTETAIRHHYTESGERMSNYGVDVFDG, from the coding sequence ATGCACGCCGGAAGCTCCGGCAATGCGCGGGCACCTTTTATCTTCAGCCTACTGAAAGGAACAATCGCATTGAGCGGCATTGTCAAACAGACATACAGCGAACAGGTTGTAGAATACATCAAGGACCGCATTCTCAAAGGTGAACTTTCTCCCGGCGATCCGGTCAAGGAAGCTCTCATTGCGCAGAAGCTTGCCATAAGCAGGGCTCCCGTACGCGAAGCACTCCAGATTCTCGCGCGGGAAGGGCTGATTGTGTATGAACCGCAGAAAGGCAAACGCATTACCGCCCTCACCGCCAAAGAAATACGCGACAGCTATTTTACCGGCGGAGTGCTGGAAGCGGCTGCCGTGGCCGCCGCCCTGCCGCTGTATACCGCACAGGATATCGACCTGATGCACCGCACGGTAAACCGCATGAAAGAAGTGGCCGACACAGGTGCGCCGCTGGACAGCATGACGGGACTGGACAACATCTTTCACGAAACCCTTTTCTCACGCGTGGACAATCCGCTGCTGGTCGAGCTTTGCCGCCGGTCCTGTCAGGGCATATCCAAATTTCTGCTGTACAGGCACTGGATCAAACTGTTTTCAGCACAGGAAGTCTATCTGCGCCACAAAGCGGTGTTTGACGCTGTGGCAAGCGGCGACCCCGCCCTTACAGAAACAGCCATCCGCCATCACTACACAGAGTCCGGAGAACGCATGTCGAACTACGGAGTCGACGTGTTCGACGGCTGA